A window of the Equus asinus isolate D_3611 breed Donkey chromosome 20, EquAss-T2T_v2, whole genome shotgun sequence genome harbors these coding sequences:
- the THY1 gene encoding thy-1 membrane glycoprotein has product MNPTIGIALLLTVLQVARGQKVTSLTACLADQSLRLDCRHENTTATPIQYEFSLTRETKKHVLFGTVGVPEHTYRSRTSFTSKYNIKVLYLSSFTTKDEGLYTCELRLSGQPPVVSNKTVSVLRDKLVKCEGISLLAQNTSRLLLLLLSLPLLQAMDFISL; this is encoded by the exons ATGAACCCCACCATTGGCATCGCTCTCCTGCTGACAG TCTTGCAGGTGGCCCGTGGACAGAAGGTGACCAGCCTGACGGCCTGCCTGGCAGACCAGAGCCTTCGTCTGGACTGCCGCCATGAGAATACCACCGCCACGCCCATCCAGTATGAGTTCAGCCTGACCCGTGAGACAAAGAAGCATGTGCTCTTCGGCACCGTGGGGGTGCCTGAGCACACATACCGCTCCCGGACCAGCTTCACCAGCAAGTACAACATCAAGGTCCTCTACTTATCCAGCTTCACCACCAAGGACGAGGGGCTCTACACATGCGAACTCCGCCTCTCTGGCCAGCCTCCTGTTGTCTCCAACAAGACTGTCTCTGTGCTCCGAG ACAAACTGGTCAAGTGCGAGGGCATAAGCCTGCTGGCCCAGAACACCTcgcggctgctgctgctcctgctgtccCTGCCCCTCCTGCAGGCCATGGATTTCATCTCCCTGTGA